The following proteins are encoded in a genomic region of Stigmatopora nigra isolate UIUO_SnigA chromosome 3, RoL_Snig_1.1, whole genome shotgun sequence:
- the kcnq1.1 gene encoding potassium voltage-gated channel subfamily KQT member 1.1 isoform X1, translating to MASWFTALGPPPPYLEWGGCLFSFGSQYKRSVDFVGAKINFSVSDSSSFLAESSTMESAQIELQPYLLQPRILGCKSVHSRVVHSSLTHANIQGRVYNFLERPSGWKSFVYHFAVFLMILLCLILSVLSTIPNYIGKAVSILFWVEVFVVTFLGVEYIVRFWSAGCRSIYVGFCGRLRFVRKPIIIIDLIVVVASIIVLAVGSKGHVLATSAVRGIRFLQLLRMLHVDRQGGTWHLLGSIVYAHRQELIMTLYVGFLGLIFTSYFFYLAEKEDNISTFADALWWGVITVTTVGYGDIIPVTWVGKMIASLFSVFAVAFFVLPAGILGSGFALAVQQKQRRKLFNRQIPAAARVIQTSWRCFAMEKSDSATFKLFLRKKSNTLDASLSTPSTKKSVNKDITSDFLTISNMASVSLSTQESNVLNSNACSKMDIGKKPGLLGVDSSDGLKRSCSFADDLEQELEQDGALNAATSISHLTESHRRTIRVIQKMCFYVAKSKFQQARKPYEVRDVIEQYTQGHLNLMVRIKELQRRLDQSLGKINLFQTGSARDKENHSIGSRLSRMEDKIKNMDLVLNRIARSLNVLPDQRDDSEVERDTLSNISPNQGSPPTYKQLVAK from the exons ATGGCAAGTTGGTTTACAGCATTg GGACCCCCTCCACCCTATCTTGAGTGGGGAGGATGCTTGTTTTCTTTCGGATCCCAGTATAAGAGATCAGTGGACTTCGTGGGAGCCAAGATCAACTTCAGCGTTTCagattcttcttcttttttagcCGAATCATCCACTATGGAGTCAGCCCAGATTGAACTTCAACCTTACTTACTGCAGCCTCGCATTTTGGGGTGCAAGTCCGTGCACAGCAGGGTAGTCCACTCTTCCCTCACTCACGCCAACATCCAAGGACGAGTCTATAACTTTTTGGAACGGCCATCTGGCTGGAAGTCTTTCGTCTATCACTTTGCTGT gtTCCTCATGATACTTCTTTGCCTGATCCTCAGTGTTCTTTCAACCATTCCGAATTATATTGGTAAAGCAGTTTCAATTCTCTTCTGGGTG GAAGTTTTCGTCGTGACCTTCCTTGGGGTGGAATATATTGTCCGATTCTGGTCAGCAGGTTGTCGTAGTATATATGTTGGATTTTGTGGACGACTACGATTTGTTAGAAAACCAATAATTATTATAG ATCTAATTGTTGTGGTGGCCTCAATAATTGTGCTCGCAGTTGGCTCCAAAGGACATGTATTAGCAACATCTGCTGTGAG GGGGATCCGTTTCCTTCAGCTATTGCGTATGCTTCACGTAGACCGCCAAGGAGGAACATGGCATCTCCTGGGTTCTATTGTCTATGCCCACCGACAG GAGCTGATTATGACCCTTTACGTTGGCTTTCTGGGTCTGATCTTCACCTCATACTTTTTTTACCTGGCAGAAAAGGAAGACAATATCTCAACCTTTGCTGATGCTCTGTGGTGGGGAGTG ATAACAGTGACTACAGTTGGCTATGGAGACATCATACCTGTGACCTGGGTTGGAAAGATGATTGCATCCCTTTTCTCTGTCTTTGCCGTAGCTTTCTTTGTACTCCCTGCA GGAATTTTGGGATCAGGTTTTGCCCTGGCAGTACAGCAGAAACAGAGACGGAAACTTTTTAATAGACAAATTCCGGCTGCTGCCCGTGTCATTCAG ACATCATGGAGATGTTTTGCAATGGAAAAGTCTGATTCTGCCACATTTAAGTTGTTCTTGAGAAAGAAATCCAACACTCTGGACGCCTCACTCTCGACCCCGTCAACTAAGAAATCG GTGAACAAGGACATCACTTCAGATTTTCTGACAATTTCTAACATGGCCAGTGTCTCTTTGTCTACCCAAGAGAGCAACGTTTTGAACTCTAATGCATGTAGCAAGATGGACATAG GGAAAAAACCTGGTCTTCTGGGTGTTGATTCTTCTGATGGCCTTAAAAGGAGCTGCAGTTTTGCTGACGACCTGGAACAAGAATTAGAGCAAGACGGTGCACTGAATGCAGCCACCTCCATATCACA TCTAACCGAGTCTCACAGACGAACCATCCGTGTGATCCAGAAAATGTGCTTCTATGTGGCCAAGAGCAAGTTCCAG CAAGCTCGTAAACCATATGAAGTCCGTGACGTGATTGAGCAATACACTCAGGGTCACCTCAACCTGATGGTGCGAATCAAGGAACTGCAGAGAAG ATTGGACCAGTCATTAGGGAAGATTAATTTATTCCAGACAGGATCAG CCAGAGATAAGGAAAACCATTCTATTGGATCCCGCCTCAGCAGAATGGAGGACAAG ATCAAAAACATGGATCTGGTACTAAACCGCATTGCAAGGTCGCTCAATGTTCTTCCGGACCAGAGGGATGACAGTGAGGTGGAACGTGACACTCTTAGCAATATCAGCCCCAACCAGGGAAGTCCACCAACCTATAAACAGCTGGTTGCAAAATAG
- the kcnq1.1 gene encoding potassium voltage-gated channel subfamily KQT member 1.1 isoform X2, translating to MESAQIELQPYLLQPRILGCKSVHSRVVHSSLTHANIQGRVYNFLERPSGWKSFVYHFAVFLMILLCLILSVLSTIPNYIGKAVSILFWVEVFVVTFLGVEYIVRFWSAGCRSIYVGFCGRLRFVRKPIIIIDLIVVVASIIVLAVGSKGHVLATSAVRGIRFLQLLRMLHVDRQGGTWHLLGSIVYAHRQELIMTLYVGFLGLIFTSYFFYLAEKEDNISTFADALWWGVITVTTVGYGDIIPVTWVGKMIASLFSVFAVAFFVLPAGILGSGFALAVQQKQRRKLFNRQIPAAARVIQTSWRCFAMEKSDSATFKLFLRKKSNTLDASLSTPSTKKSVNKDITSDFLTISNMASVSLSTQESNVLNSNACSKMDIGKKPGLLGVDSSDGLKRSCSFADDLEQELEQDGALNAATSISHLTESHRRTIRVIQKMCFYVAKSKFQQARKPYEVRDVIEQYTQGHLNLMVRIKELQRRLDQSLGKINLFQTGSARDKENHSIGSRLSRMEDKIKNMDLVLNRIARSLNVLPDQRDDSEVERDTLSNISPNQGSPPTYKQLVAK from the exons ATGGAGTCAGCCCAGATTGAACTTCAACCTTACTTACTGCAGCCTCGCATTTTGGGGTGCAAGTCCGTGCACAGCAGGGTAGTCCACTCTTCCCTCACTCACGCCAACATCCAAGGACGAGTCTATAACTTTTTGGAACGGCCATCTGGCTGGAAGTCTTTCGTCTATCACTTTGCTGT gtTCCTCATGATACTTCTTTGCCTGATCCTCAGTGTTCTTTCAACCATTCCGAATTATATTGGTAAAGCAGTTTCAATTCTCTTCTGGGTG GAAGTTTTCGTCGTGACCTTCCTTGGGGTGGAATATATTGTCCGATTCTGGTCAGCAGGTTGTCGTAGTATATATGTTGGATTTTGTGGACGACTACGATTTGTTAGAAAACCAATAATTATTATAG ATCTAATTGTTGTGGTGGCCTCAATAATTGTGCTCGCAGTTGGCTCCAAAGGACATGTATTAGCAACATCTGCTGTGAG GGGGATCCGTTTCCTTCAGCTATTGCGTATGCTTCACGTAGACCGCCAAGGAGGAACATGGCATCTCCTGGGTTCTATTGTCTATGCCCACCGACAG GAGCTGATTATGACCCTTTACGTTGGCTTTCTGGGTCTGATCTTCACCTCATACTTTTTTTACCTGGCAGAAAAGGAAGACAATATCTCAACCTTTGCTGATGCTCTGTGGTGGGGAGTG ATAACAGTGACTACAGTTGGCTATGGAGACATCATACCTGTGACCTGGGTTGGAAAGATGATTGCATCCCTTTTCTCTGTCTTTGCCGTAGCTTTCTTTGTACTCCCTGCA GGAATTTTGGGATCAGGTTTTGCCCTGGCAGTACAGCAGAAACAGAGACGGAAACTTTTTAATAGACAAATTCCGGCTGCTGCCCGTGTCATTCAG ACATCATGGAGATGTTTTGCAATGGAAAAGTCTGATTCTGCCACATTTAAGTTGTTCTTGAGAAAGAAATCCAACACTCTGGACGCCTCACTCTCGACCCCGTCAACTAAGAAATCG GTGAACAAGGACATCACTTCAGATTTTCTGACAATTTCTAACATGGCCAGTGTCTCTTTGTCTACCCAAGAGAGCAACGTTTTGAACTCTAATGCATGTAGCAAGATGGACATAG GGAAAAAACCTGGTCTTCTGGGTGTTGATTCTTCTGATGGCCTTAAAAGGAGCTGCAGTTTTGCTGACGACCTGGAACAAGAATTAGAGCAAGACGGTGCACTGAATGCAGCCACCTCCATATCACA TCTAACCGAGTCTCACAGACGAACCATCCGTGTGATCCAGAAAATGTGCTTCTATGTGGCCAAGAGCAAGTTCCAG CAAGCTCGTAAACCATATGAAGTCCGTGACGTGATTGAGCAATACACTCAGGGTCACCTCAACCTGATGGTGCGAATCAAGGAACTGCAGAGAAG ATTGGACCAGTCATTAGGGAAGATTAATTTATTCCAGACAGGATCAG CCAGAGATAAGGAAAACCATTCTATTGGATCCCGCCTCAGCAGAATGGAGGACAAG ATCAAAAACATGGATCTGGTACTAAACCGCATTGCAAGGTCGCTCAATGTTCTTCCGGACCAGAGGGATGACAGTGAGGTGGAACGTGACACTCTTAGCAATATCAGCCCCAACCAGGGAAGTCCACCAACCTATAAACAGCTGGTTGCAAAATAG